GCGGCAGATCGGCGGCGCCGTTTCGTCTATGCTTGTGGTCTGCGGGACTCATTCCACCATGCCTGTCACATCGGGCGTCTGCCATGCAAGATGCTGGCCGCCGTCGAGCGCGATCATCTGGCCGGTCACCGAGCGCGCCTCCCAGAGATAGCGGATGGTGGCGCCGAATTCCGGCAATTGCGGGCCCCGCTTCAGGATCAGGCCTTCGACCTGCCTGCCGAAATCCTCGTCGTCCTGGCGCTTGTTCTTCAGCGTCGGGCCGGGGCCGATGGCGTTGACGCGAATGCGCGGCCCGAGCGCCTGCGCCAGCATCTGCGTTTGTGTCCACAGCGCCGATTTCGACAGCGCATAGGAGAAATAGCGCGGCGTCGGCCGCCAGACACGCTGATCGACGACATTGACGATCAGCCCCTCTGCGCCTTCCGGCAAGGCGCGAGCAAAATTCTGCGCCAGCAGCGCCGGCGCCTTCACATGGATGGCGAAGTGGCGGTCCCAAGCCTGCCAGTCGAAATCCTCGATCCGGTCGTCGACGAACAAGGAGGCGTTGTTGACGAGCAGCGTTACCGGGCCAAGGGCGGCTTCGGAGCGGCCGACGACATCGCCGACCGCGTCCATGTCGGTGAGATCGGCGACAACCACGGTGGCGCGGCCGCCCTTGTCCCTGATGCGGCTTGCCAGGGCCTCGGCCTCGGCTCCGGAACGGTTGGCGTGGATGGCGACGGCAAAGCCATGCGCGGCCAGATCCTCGACAATCGCCTTGCCGATCCTTCTCGCTCCCCCCGTCACCAGCGCCACGCCAGCGGCTTCATTCATGTTGTCAATCCTCAATCGGCTTCACGATTCCGGGAAGCCGGCACAATATGACGGGCCAAGAGTTAAATGCCATTTCCACCTGGGGCAGGAATGTGGCGAAGCGGCCCGTACGCACGCTTGCCGGCCCGGATTCGGGGCTTCTCATAGCGCAATATATGTCGCCGGACCCCTTGAACCAAGCGGTGTGCAGCGCAACATGATTAGCCTGCTGACATTCGCTGTTGCGAAGTTGCAACGTCACCTTTCAGCCTCATTCGCGCCAGGGAATGACCCAAGTTCAGGTTCGCTTCAGCCGTATTTCAGCACGACATTTGGAACCGTTGAGCGCCAGGCCCGTTTATCCCCCCGGACGGGCCGGGGCATTCATGAACATAAAAGCCTAGTGTCTTGTGGCTTAAGGAGTAAAACAACAATGCAAGCCAATCTCAAGTTTGCGCGGCCGCTGGCGGTTGCGCTCGGGCTCTTCGCCCTCGGCGGTACCGCTTATGCCGCGGACGTGGTCCAGGAAGAGCCGCCGGCCCCCGCCCCGGTCGCCGAACTTCCCGTCGCCTCCTGGGCCGGCCCCTACGCCGGTATCAGCCTCGGCTACGGCTTCAGCGGTCATGCCGATGCCCGGGATCAGGGCGTCAACGTGAAGACCAAGGGCTTCATCGGCGGCGTCTTCGGCGGCTATCAGTGGCAGCAGGAGAACTTCGTCTACGGCGCTGAAGCCGATCTCGGCTACAACGGCGTCAAGGGCGACAGCGCCGGCATCCATGCCAAGGGCGGCCTCGAAGGCTCGCTGCGCGCCCGCCTCGGCTACGCGGTGACCCCGGAAATCCTGCTCTATGGCACCGGCGGTCTCGCCGCCAAGAACCAGAAGATCACGGATGACCTCCTCGGCACCAACGACAGCAAGGCGATGGTCGGCTGGACGGCCGGCGTCGGCTCCGACATCAAGATCACCGACAACGTGTTCGGCCGCGTCGAGTATCGCTACACCGATTACGGCGACAAGGACTTTGGTCCAACCGGCAACGTCAAGTCGAAGGACAACCGCGTCACCTTCGGCGTCGGTATGAAGTTCTAAGTCGTCCAAGCCACGACACGGAAAAGCCGGGCCTCGCGCCCGGCTTTTTTTGTGTTCGACGCCGGAGGATCAGGCGCCTGACTGATCCGCCGGCTGTTGCTGAAAGCCATCATGGACCGGAATCGACGGCAGCCGGTCGAGCCATTTCGCGCGCGAGGGCATGAAGACCTGCGCGTCCGGCAGGTAGTCCTGCGGATTCGCCATGGTGGCGGCGTGAACGTGGATCTCGTGAGGCCATCTGTCGGAACGGAAACAGAGCCTCGTGCCGCAGGATGGGCAGAATCCGCGAAACGTATTCGGGCTGCTTTCATAGTGCCTGATGTCGCCCGTCCATCTCAGTTGCTCCGGCCTCATGCCCAGGAAGGCGGTGAAGGGAGCGGATGTCGCCCGCTGACAGTCGGCGCAGTGACAGACCAGGTTTCGCGTGGTGTCCCCGGAATAGGTCCAGGTGACCGCCCCGCACATGCAACGTCCATCGAGCGCCATTGCTTCCTCCCCTGGCCCCTGCGTTTCTCAAGGCAGCTCGACAAATACTGGCACATCACAGTCCAGAAGGTGGCGGGCCAGCGGCTTATGCGCGCTTCTTTGCGACCTTGGCGGATTTGATCTTCGGCGGCAAAGTCTCAACGAAGGCCAGCGCGAGATCGAGCCAGCGGCCGAGCTCGGCTTCGCTCGCCGTGCCCTCCGGCGCGACATGGACATAGCCTTCCATCGAGCGCCCGCCCATTTCCATCGGGCTCGCATGGGGGCGGGCGGCGGCCTCGCCATGCGCCTCCTTGCCGACACGCACCAGCAGGCCGCGCTTGGACGTGCCGATCAGCATGTTGCCGTTGATCATGAAACAGGTGCCGCCGAACATTTTCTGTTCGGTGAAGGCGCGCCGGCCGAGGGCTGCTCGCAGGCGCTCGACCATGGGGTCGGGTGCCATACTGGTGACTGACTTTGCCATGCTCAGCCCTCCGCGATTTGCCCTCCCTTCTCCCCTTGTGGGAGAAGGTGGCCGAGCGAAGCTCGGTCGGATGAGGGGTGTTGGACGGATCGCTCCCTTGACGAGGTAGCAATCAAAATCTCTCCACTTTTAACACGCCTCGTTTCTTCCAGCACCCCTCATCCGTCTCGGCGCTATCGCGCCGATCCACCTTCTCCCACAAGGGGAGAAGGAGAGGCGCTTTCACCCCGGCACGCAGCCCTTGAGCTCCGGAAACTTCTCATCGAAGCGCGCGGCCCAGCGGACCAGCCGGCCGCGACCCTTTTCCCACTGGCCGCCGAAACGCAACGCGAGATAGCCAAGGGTGGCGCGCAGCGCCATCTGGCCGGCGGTTATCTTCTTCGGCAGTTTCGGCGGGTTGGCGTTGAGGAGGTCGAGCGCGGTGGTGATCTTCGCCCATTGGCGGTCGAGCCAGGGCTG
The window above is part of the Mesorhizobium sp. WSM4904 genome. Proteins encoded here:
- a CDS encoding outer membrane protein, whose protein sequence is MQANLKFARPLAVALGLFALGGTAYAADVVQEEPPAPAPVAELPVASWAGPYAGISLGYGFSGHADARDQGVNVKTKGFIGGVFGGYQWQQENFVYGAEADLGYNGVKGDSAGIHAKGGLEGSLRARLGYAVTPEILLYGTGGLAAKNQKITDDLLGTNDSKAMVGWTAGVGSDIKITDNVFGRVEYRYTDYGDKDFGPTGNVKSKDNRVTFGVGMKF
- a CDS encoding SDR family oxidoreductase; the encoded protein is MNEAAGVALVTGGARRIGKAIVEDLAAHGFAVAIHANRSGAEAEALASRIRDKGGRATVVVADLTDMDAVGDVVGRSEAALGPVTLLVNNASLFVDDRIEDFDWQAWDRHFAIHVKAPALLAQNFARALPEGAEGLIVNVVDQRVWRPTPRYFSYALSKSALWTQTQMLAQALGPRIRVNAIGPGPTLKNKRQDDEDFGRQVEGLILKRGPQLPEFGATIRYLWEARSVTGQMIALDGGQHLAWQTPDVTGMVE
- a CDS encoding TfoX/Sxy family protein; this translates as MAKSVTSMAPDPMVERLRAALGRRAFTEQKMFGGTCFMINGNMLIGTSKRGLLVRVGKEAHGEAAARPHASPMEMGGRSMEGYVHVAPEGTASEAELGRWLDLALAFVETLPPKIKSAKVAKKRA
- a CDS encoding GFA family protein, giving the protein MALDGRCMCGAVTWTYSGDTTRNLVCHCADCQRATSAPFTAFLGMRPEQLRWTGDIRHYESSPNTFRGFCPSCGTRLCFRSDRWPHEIHVHAATMANPQDYLPDAQVFMPSRAKWLDRLPSIPVHDGFQQQPADQSGA